The sequence below is a genomic window from Thermodesulfobacteriota bacterium.
ACTGGAAAGTGCCGCCAATAAAGGAAACAATAGAAAAGATAAGAGAGACGGATTCTAAAAGCAGCTTGATCCCTTTGTTTAAGACACACCAAAGCATTTTTAAAGTGATTGATTATTACCAACCGGATGTGATTCATTTTTGTGATGTTCTTTCCTATCATAACCCTGTTTATGGAAACCATCAGGATCTTTTAGAACTGCAACAAAAGATTAAGGTAAAATTTCCTCAAGTTAGAATTATGCGATCGATTCCGATTGCACAGACAGGAAATGAAAAAGAGGTAGATACGATGAAGCTGGCTGAACTATTTGAGCCGGTGAGTGATTTTTTTCTTACTGATACATTATTGACTGCAAAATCAAGCATATCGGCTGACCCGCAACCGGTCCACGGGTTTATCGGCATAACCGGGAGAACCTGTGACTGGGATATTGCGCTTGAGCTAGTGAATTCGAGCAGTATACCGGTCATTTTGGCCGGCGGTCTGTCACCGGATAATGTTTTTGCCGGTATTGCTCACGTTAGGCCTGCGGGTGTTGACAGTTGCACCGGAACGAACGCCAAAGATGAAAAAGGAAATATAATAAGATTTAAAAAGGATTTTGAGAAAATAAAACGTTTTGTTAAAGAAATCAGAAGTGCTGAAAAGCACTTGATACCTTGAATCATTTGTCCATACAAATTTGAAGAAGAACAAAAAAGATTAATAAAATACGAATTTGATATAAATAAAGGAGATTATAAACCTATGTATGAAAGTGGTGATTTGCGAAAAGGTCTGAAAATCGAAATGGACGGGGAGCCTTATATCATTGTAAAGTTTGATTTTGTTAAACCCGGGAAGGGCCAGGCGCTTTATAAGTGCACGCTGAAAAACATGATCACCGGCACAAGATTTGACAAGACCTTTAGATCAGGTGAAAAATTTAATGAAGCAGACCTTGAAGAGATAGAAATGGAATATTTGTATTCGGACAAACAGGGGTATTGCTTTATGAATACAAGTAGTTACGAACAGGAATTTCTTGTTGAAGACCAGATTGCCGAATCTAAACCTTTTTTAAAGGAAAATACGGTTTGTAGCGTCTTGCTTTTTGACGGAAAACCCATTGGTATTACCCTGCCCAACTTTATTAATTTGAGGATAAAAAAAGCCGATCCCTGGGTAAAAGGGGATACCGCTTCGGGAGACACCAAACCAGCCACACTTGAAACAGGATATACCATCCAGGTCCCCACCTTTATTGAACAGGAAGAACTGGTTAAAATTGATACCCGAACAGGGGAATACGTGGAAAGGGTGAAGGAATAAGTTAATTCGATTCCCTGTTTTAACAAATAGTTAATGCCTAAAACTCAAATCGTTTGCCAAAAAAATGGTTTTTAGCTTTTGGCGAAACAATCATATGTATTGCACAAAAATATGTGCAGTACACACATGTATGTGGACTTTAACCTACATTTCATATCCTTTATATCAATAAACATCTTTCCCAACAATATTGCGTTTATTTCACAACTAACTGTTAATATTGTGATAAAATCCAAAAACGTGAGTTGCTTGGCAAAAAACGGGTTATAAATTTTTGCCAAACAATTTAGGGATTGCACATA
It includes:
- the efp gene encoding elongation factor P — its product is MYESGDLRKGLKIEMDGEPYIIVKFDFVKPGKGQALYKCTLKNMITGTRFDKTFRSGEKFNEADLEEIEMEYLYSDKQGYCFMNTSSYEQEFLVEDQIAESKPFLKENTVCSVLLFDGKPIGITLPNFINLRIKKADPWVKGDTASGDTKPATLETGYTIQVPTFIEQEELVKIDTRTGEYVERVKE